Proteins from one Rosa chinensis cultivar Old Blush chromosome 7, RchiOBHm-V2, whole genome shotgun sequence genomic window:
- the LOC112180244 gene encoding nudix hydrolase 18, mitochondrial → MGIYLSRNIASFIFSSPLFSKKNGGIPIPMQLENMVSLVSRTGRHLQRYDKGCRQVVGCIPYRYRQTKQESLSTEEIEVLVISSQKGKGMLFPKGGWELDESIEEAAYRETLEEAGVTGHLEPKLGKWRYKSKSQGTFHEGYMFPLLVNKQFESWPEKTVRKREWMTLAEAKEACQNWWMKEALDEFARRKTQHQKKEEQDEPVCT, encoded by the exons atgggCATCTATCTATCCAGAAATATAGCAAGTTTCATTTTCTCCTCTCCCCTCTTCTCCAAGAAAAATGGTGGTATTCCCATTCCCATGCAGTTGGAGAACATGGTCTCCTTGGTTTCCCGGACTGGAAGGCATTTGCAGCGCTACGATAAAGGCTGCCGCCAAGTTGTAGG ATGCATACCCTACAGATATAGGCAAACAAAACAGGAATCTTTATCTACGGAGGAAATAGAAGTTCTTGTGATTAGTTCACAAAAGGGTAAAGGAATGTTGTTCCCAAAG GGAGGTTGGGAACTTGATGAGTCCATTGAAGAAGCGGCTTACCGAGAAACGCTAGAGGAGGCTGGTGTGACTGGCCATCTTGAG CCTAAATTGGGCAAATGGCGTTACAAGAGCAAAAGCCAGGGCACTTTTCATGAGGGGTACATGTTCCCTTTGCTTGTCAACAAGCAGTTCGAGTCTTGGCCTGAGAAGACTGTCAGGAAACGAGAATGG ATGACTCTTGCTGAAGCTAAAGAAGCATGCCAAAATTGGTGGATGAAGGAAGCTTTGGATGAATTTGCTCGTCGAAAAACGCAGcaccaaaagaaagaagaacaagatgaGCCTGTTTGTACATAA
- the LOC112180546 gene encoding cell division cycle-associated protein 7 isoform X1, which produces MGRLLRTKSDYEDLRNARILQNQARLNSLGVHKTLSDLHSISSSAKPPKAHVRKYCKKVYDLTSLRRSDRLKGTATTLATTTTPNNTSSRRSRLTVTEVGGSGESAEGNKRRPANAPFVEVKGSEMQLVSSESWARRCDSKSRGSVYHSVFGICCHFCRQKKLCGEEDCKRCGTLDMDQPCIGKTDCSVCHSTNGVLCRGCLKVRYGEEMEEVRENKDWMCPHCIEEKGVRPYWICNSSFCMKKRKLAPTGIAIYRCQEMGYKSVAHLLMDELQRK; this is translated from the exons ATGGGAAGGCTCCTCCGAACCAAGAGTGACTATGAAGATCTCAGAAATGCTCGCATATTACAAAACCAG GCTCGTTTGAATTCGCTGGGGGTTCATAAGACTCTCTCCGACCTCcactccatttcttcatcagCAAAACCACCAAAGGCCCATGTCAGAAAGTACTGCAAGAAGGTCTATGATCTTACCTCTTTGCGCCGATCGGACCGATTGAAGGGAACAGCTACCACtctagcaacaacaacaaccccaAATAATACTTCATCTCGACGATCAAGGTTGACAG TAACAGAAGTGGGTGGAAGTGGAGAGAGTGCGGAGGGGAATAAGAGGAGGCCTGCAAATGCGCCTTTTGTGGAAGTAAAGGGTTCGGAGATGCAGCTAGTTTCGTCTGAGTCTTGGGCTCGGCGTTGTGATAGCAAGAGCCGCGGCAGTGTCTATCATTCTGTTTTCGGGATTTGCTGCCATTTTTGCAG GCAAAAGAAGTTGTGTGGTGAAGAAGATTGCAAGCGATGTGGTACTCTTGATATGGACCAACCTTGCATTG GAAAAACAGATTGTTCAGTTTGTCACTCTACCAATGGTGTTCTTTGCCGGGGTTGTCTCAAGGTTAGGTATGGTGAAG AAATGGAGGAAGTGAGAGAAAACAAAGATTGGATGTGCCCACATTGCATAGAAGAAAAAGGAGTAAGACCTTACTGGATATGTAACAG CTCATTCTGCATGAAGAAGCGAAAGTTGGCTCCGACTGGGATAGCAATATACAGAT GTCAGGAGATGGGATACAAGTCAGTGGCACATCTGctaatggatgaacttcaacgAAAATGA
- the LOC112180546 gene encoding cell division cycle-associated protein 7 isoform X2, whose protein sequence is MGRLLRTKSDYEDLRNARILQNQARLNSLGVHKTLSDLHSISSSAKPPKAHVRKYCKKVYDLTSLRRSDRLKGTATTLATTTTPNNTSSRRSRLTEVGGSGESAEGNKRRPANAPFVEVKGSEMQLVSSESWARRCDSKSRGSVYHSVFGICCHFCRQKKLCGEEDCKRCGTLDMDQPCIGKTDCSVCHSTNGVLCRGCLKVRYGEEMEEVRENKDWMCPHCIEEKGVRPYWICNSSFCMKKRKLAPTGIAIYRCQEMGYKSVAHLLMDELQRK, encoded by the exons ATGGGAAGGCTCCTCCGAACCAAGAGTGACTATGAAGATCTCAGAAATGCTCGCATATTACAAAACCAG GCTCGTTTGAATTCGCTGGGGGTTCATAAGACTCTCTCCGACCTCcactccatttcttcatcagCAAAACCACCAAAGGCCCATGTCAGAAAGTACTGCAAGAAGGTCTATGATCTTACCTCTTTGCGCCGATCGGACCGATTGAAGGGAACAGCTACCACtctagcaacaacaacaaccccaAATAATACTTCATCTCGACGATCAAGGTTGACAG AAGTGGGTGGAAGTGGAGAGAGTGCGGAGGGGAATAAGAGGAGGCCTGCAAATGCGCCTTTTGTGGAAGTAAAGGGTTCGGAGATGCAGCTAGTTTCGTCTGAGTCTTGGGCTCGGCGTTGTGATAGCAAGAGCCGCGGCAGTGTCTATCATTCTGTTTTCGGGATTTGCTGCCATTTTTGCAG GCAAAAGAAGTTGTGTGGTGAAGAAGATTGCAAGCGATGTGGTACTCTTGATATGGACCAACCTTGCATTG GAAAAACAGATTGTTCAGTTTGTCACTCTACCAATGGTGTTCTTTGCCGGGGTTGTCTCAAGGTTAGGTATGGTGAAG AAATGGAGGAAGTGAGAGAAAACAAAGATTGGATGTGCCCACATTGCATAGAAGAAAAAGGAGTAAGACCTTACTGGATATGTAACAG CTCATTCTGCATGAAGAAGCGAAAGTTGGCTCCGACTGGGATAGCAATATACAGAT GTCAGGAGATGGGATACAAGTCAGTGGCACATCTGctaatggatgaacttcaacgAAAATGA
- the LOC112175730 gene encoding chaperone protein DnaJ has product MPIIQTHSPYSFSSSTLRPSSTFFTGKDPTLKPNFAPFIRTKPPRLVLRAAGTDYYKTLNLDRNATLKEIKTSYRKLARQYHPDLNKGSGAEDKFKEISAAYEVLSDEEKRASYDRFGEAGLQGEYGSSNMGSAGVDPFDVFDAYFGGRGESGGMNFNFNFNTPNSGNQGLDIRYEMQLSFEESIFGGQKEFEVSCVETCDTCGGSGAKSDNCIKSCTGCGGRGGVTKTQRTPFGMISMVSTCSKCDGQGTIITDPCKKCNGKGQVQSKRAMVVTIPAGVSDGDTMKVQGEGNIDKRRGVVGDVYIMLRINERTGIRREGVNLFSTINIDYTEAILGTVIKVETVEGMKELEIPSGIQPGETVKLSRMGVPNMRKPSVRGDHHFVVNVLIPKRISGAERTLVEELASLRTSKKGHSGASKGTGTQDAHKSRNHATSTSRQGKKCVSSLWNSIKGVLGGRQSQERFASVTMDRPALLWGSSKPDSFYMASIFGVLVVTCICTAIGKTRNLTLSQHKDSSRTHRTNNNADGNTRSDIDD; this is encoded by the exons ATGCCCATAATTCAAACCCACTCACCTTACTCTTTCAGCTCCTCCACTCTCAGGCCCTCTTCCACATTCTTCACCGGAAAAGACCCAACTTTGAAACCCAATTTCGCTCCTTTCATCCGTACAAAACCTCCACGTTTGGTCCTCAGGGCCGCCGGAACCGATTACTATAAGACCCTCAACCTCGACAGAAATGCAACCCTGAAGGAGATAAAGACATCTTATCGAAAGCTCGCTCGACAG TACCATCCTGATTTGAACAAGGGCTCTGGAGCTGAAGACAAGTTCAAAGAGATTAGTGCTGCATATGAG GTCCTATCAGATGAGGAGAAAAGAGCTTCGTATGACCGCTTTGGCGAGGCAGGCTTACAGGGAGAATATGGTTCTTCAAACATGGGTTCAGCCGGG GTGGATCCTTTTGACGTTTTTGATGCGTACTTTGGGGGAAGGGGTGAATCAGGAGGCATGAACTTCAATTTTAACTTCAATACGCCAAACTCAGGAAATCAGGGCCTTGACATTCG GTATGAAATGCAACTGAGCTTTGAAGAATCCATTTTCGGAGGACAGAAGGAATTTGAAGTTTCTTGTGTTGAGACTTGTGATACGTGTGGTGGAAGTGGTGCTAAATCTGATAACTGCATCAAATCATGTACTGGTTGTGGAGGAAGAGGAGGGGTGACAAAAACTCAGAGAACACCATTTGGCATGATATCCATG GTATCTACCTGCTCAAAGTGTGACGGTCAAGGTACAATAATAACTGATCCCTGCAAAAAATGCAATGGCAAGGGACAAGTGCAGTCAAAAAGAGCAATGGTTGTAACCATTCCAGCTGGTGTTAGTGATGGAGACACAATGAAAGTTCAAGGGGAGGGGAATATTGATAAGAGAAG GGGTGTAGTTGGTGATGTCTACATAATGCTTCGTATAAATGAAAGGACTGGAATTCGGAGGGAGGGTGTCAATCTATTTTCAActataaatattgattatacTGAGGCTATTTTAGGAACTGTGATAAAG GTAGAAACTGTTGAAGGCATGAAAGAGCTTGAAATTCCTTCTGGAATTCAGCCTGGAGAAACAGTAAAGTTGTCCCGTATGGGGGTTCCAAACATGCGTAAACCTTCTGTTAGAGGAGATCATCACTTTGTTGTGAATGTACTTATTCCAAAGAGAATCAG TGGCGCAGAACGCACACTTGTTGAAGAACTCGCTTCACTTAGGACCTCTAAAAAGGGCCACTCAGGTGCTTCAAAAGGCACTG GGACACAAGATGCGCATAAAAGCAGAAACCACGCAACTAGTACTTCAAGGCAGGGGAAAAAATGTGTTTCGTCCTTGTGGAACTCTATAAAAGGCGTATTGGG GGGGAGGCAGTCGCAGGAGAGATTTGCATCAGTTACCATGGACAGACCGGCACTTTTGTGGGGTTCAAGCAAGCCTGATTCCTTTTATATGGCATCAATTTTTGGAGTTTTAGTTGTAACTTGTATTTGTACCGCGATAGGAAAGACTCGAAACCTCACTTTATCACAACACAAGGATAGTTCTCGTACTCATAGAACAAACAACAATGCTGACGGAAATACTCGATCTGACATAGATGATTAA
- the LOC112175731 gene encoding 60S ribosomal protein L44: MVNVPKTKKTYCKNKECKKHTLHKVTQYKKGKDSLAAQGKRRYDRKQSGYGGQTKPVFHKKAKTTKKIVLRLQCQGCKHVSQHPIKRCKHFEIGGDKKGKGTSLF; this comes from the exons ATG GTGAACGTTCCGAAGACAAAGAAGACCTACTGCAAGAACAAAGAGTGCAAAAAACACACCTTGCACAAAGTCACGCAATACAAGAAAGGAAAGGACAGCCTTGCTGCTCAGGGAAAGCGTCGTTATGATCGTAAGCAATCGGGTTATGGAGGTCAGACCAAGCCGGTGTTTCACAAGAAG GCCAAAACCACCAAGAAGATTGTGCTGAGGCTCCAATGCCAGGGTTGCAAGCATGTGTCGCAGCACCCAATCAAG AGGTGCAAGCACTTTGAGATTGGAGGAGACAAGAAGGGCAAGGGAACCTCTCTTTTCTAG
- the LOC112178685 gene encoding probable inactive receptor kinase At1g48480 has translation MHSHYQRQSLFHLCFFSIVLVLLPLATPDLSSDRAALLALRSAVGGRTLLWDVTRPSPCSWAGVNCEDNRVTVLRLPGVALHGTIPTGIFGNLTGLRTLSLRLNALTGPLPSDLSACVTLRNLYLQGNLFSGEIPEFLYSLHDLVRLNLASNNFSGEISPSFNNLTRIRTLYLENNKLSGSVPALDLPKLEQFNISNNLLTGSIPTKLRSYKSSSFLGNSLCGGPLGACPGEADNGDFNIDGSKKKKKLSGGAIAGIVIGSVVAFVVIVAILFLLCRQKSSKKTSSVDIARTVKHPEVEIPGEKLPELESGGGYGNGYSVGAAAAAAMVGNGKSEAANASGGAAAGAKKLIFFGNGPRVFDLEDLLRASAEVLGKGTFGTAYKAVLEAGTVVAVKRLKDVTITEKEFKEKIESVGAMDHESLVPLRAYYFSRDEKLLVYDYMPMGSLSALLHGNKGAGRTPLNWEIRSSIALGAARGIEYLHSQGPNVSHGNIKSSNILLTKSYEGRVSDFGLAHLVGPSSTPNRVAGYRAPEVTDPRKVSQKADVYSFGVLLLELLTGKPPTHALLNEEGVDLPRWVQSIVKEEWTSEVFDLELLRYQNVEEEMVQLLQLAIDCSAQYPDKRPSISEVTRRIEELRHSTLREDQPNAVHDIDDGSSR, from the exons ATGCATTCCCATTATCAAAGGCAGAGTCTTTTTCACCTCTGCTTTTTCTCCATAGTACTAGTTTTGCTTCCATTAGCAACACCAGATCTGAGCTCCGACCGCGCCGCCCTTCTCGCTCTCCGCTCCGCCGTCGGAGGCCGGACCCTCCTCTGGGACGTGACCCGGCCCAGCCCATGTTCCTGGGCCGGGGTCAATTGCGAGGACAACCGCGTCACTGTGCTTCGTCTCCCTGGTGTGGCTCTCCACGGCACCATTCCCACTGGCATTTTCGGAAACTTGACCGGCCTTCGCACTCTCAGTCTTCGTCTCAATGCTCTCACCGGTCCTCTCCCGTCAGATCTCTCCGCCTGCGTTACCCTTCGTAACCTCTACTTGCAGGGCAACTTGTTCTCCGGCGAAATCCCCGAGTTTCTGTACAGCTTGCATGACTTGGTCCGGCTCAACTTGGCCTCCAACAACTTCTCCGGCGAGATCTCACCCTCTTTCAACAATCTGACAAGGATAAGGACACTGTACCTCGAAAACAACAAGCTTTCCGGGTCCGTTCCGGCTTTGGACCTCCCCAAGCTCGAGCAGTTCAACATTTCGAACAATTTGCTAACCGGGTCTATTCCGACCAAGTTACGTTCTTACAAATCGAGCTCGTTTCTGGGCAACTCACTGTGTGGAGGACCTCTCGGTGCTTGTCCAGGTGAGGCGGATAATGGAGACTTCAATATCGACGgtagcaagaagaagaaaaagctcTCCGGTGGAGCTATTGCCGGTATTGTGATTGGATCTGTGGTTGCTTTTGTTGTGATCGTTGCGATTTTGTTCCTTCTCTGCCGGCAGAAGAGCAGCAAGAAGACCAGCTCGGTCGACATTGCCAGGACAGTGAAGCACCCGGAGGTCGAGATTCCCGGCGAGAAGCTGCCGGAGCTGGAGAGCGGAGGTGGTTACGGAAATGGGTACTCGGTGGGAGCGGCGGCCGCGGCGGCGATGGTGGGGAATGGGAAGAGTGAAGCTGCTAATGCTAGTGGTGGTGCTGCTGCTGGAGCTAAGAAGTTGATCTTTTTCGGAAATGGGCCCAGGGTGTTTGATCTGGAGGACTTGTTGAGAGCCTCGGCGGAGGTTTTGGGGAAGGGGACGTTTGGGACGGCGTACAAGGCGGTTTTGGAGGCCGGGACGGTGGTGGCGGTGAAGAGGCTCAAGGATGTGACCATTACAGAGAAGGAGTTTAAGGAAAAGATTGAATCTGTGGGAGCTATGGATCATGAGAGTTTGGTTCCTTTGAGAGCTTATTATTTCAGCAGAGATGAGAAGCTTCTTGTCTATGATTACATGCCCATGGGAAGCTTATCTGCGCTTTTGCATG GAAACAAAGGAGCAGGTAGAACTCCACTGAACTGGGAAATCAGGTCCAGCATTGCCCTTGGAGCTGCCCGTGGAATTGAATACCTACATTCTCAAGGCCCCAATGTCTCTCACGGAAACATAAAGTCATCCAACATCCTGCTTACAAAATCCTATGAAGGTCGGGTGTCTGATTTCGGCTTAGCACACCTTGTTGGACCCTCTTCTACTCCCAACAGAGTTGCTGGCTACCGAGCACCAGAGGTGACTGATCCTCGCAAGGTTTCACAGAAGGCCGATGTTTACAGCTTTGGGGTACTGCTCTTGGAGCTACTCACCGGGAAGCCCCCAACCCATGCTCTCTTGAATGAGGAAGGAGTTGACCTTCCAAGGTGGGTTCAGTCTATAGTTAAAGAAGAGTGGACTTCTGAGGTTTTCGATCTTGAGCTTCTGAGGTACCAGAACGTCGAGGAGGAGATGGTTCAGCTATTGCAACTTGCGATAGATTGTTCAGCACAGTATCCTGATAAACGCCCTTCAATATCCGAAGTGACAAGGCGCATTGAGGAGCTACGCCATTCTACATTGCGGGAAGATCAGCCCAATGCTGTCCATGATATTGATGATGGGTCTTCCCGATGA